DNA from Aquaspirillum sp. LM1:
GGGATGCCTGGCTGCTGTTGCAAAATGCCATTGTCAGCGCCCAGAAAGCCAAGGTGAAGTCTGGCACGCCGGAGTTTCGCGCTGCCCTGCGCAACGGGCTGGAGAAAAATGGCCGGCTGGTGGGCGTCAATGGCGTGTACACCATGAGCGCCGCTGACCACGCCGGCTACGACGCCAGCGCCATTGTGCTGATCAAGGTGGAAAACAACCGCTGGAAGCTGGTGAAGTGATGTCTGATACCACCTTGTTGAATGCCGCCGCCGCCGCCGCCCTGCTGCACCATGCCGCCACCAGCGGCCAGCCCATTGCCCCACTGCGCGATCGCCTGGCCACCCCGGATGCAGACAGCGCCTACGCCATCCAGAACCACAACACCGAACGCGCACTGGCCGCAGGCCGGCGTCTGGTCGGTCGCAAGATCGGCCTCACCTCGCTGGCCGTCCAGGCCCAGCTCGGCGTTGATCAACCCGACTTCGGCATGCTGTTTGCCGACATGGCCGTCGGCGATGGCGAAGCCATTGCCACAGGCCGGCTGATCCAGCCCAAGGTCGAAGCCGAAATCGCCCTGGTGCTGGGGCGAGATCTCACCCACGAGCGTCACACCTACGCCGACCTGATCCGCGCCACTGACTACGCGCTGCCCGCCATTGAGGTGGTGGACAGCCGTATTGCCCACTGGAACATCCGCTTTGTCGATACCGTGGCCGACAACGCCTCCAGCGGCCTGTTTGTGCTCGGCAGCCAGCCGCGCCGGCTGGGAGAATTCGACCTGGCCGCCTGCGCCATGGAAATGCGACAGGGCGACGAGGTGGTGTCGCGCGGCAACGGTCGCGCCTGCCTGGGCAACCCGCTGAACGCCGCCGTCTGGCTGGCCGACGTGATGGTGCGCTATGGCCGTCCGCTGCAGGCCGGCGACATGGTGCTGACCGGGGCCTTGGGCCCCATGGTGAATGCCGGGCCAGGCCAGACCTTTGTCGCCGAGATTGCCGGTCTGGGTTCAGTCACTGCCGTGTTCGCTTGAGTCGCCTCCCCCCACGAGAGAATTGCAATGAGCCAAAAAATCAAATGCGCGCTGATCGGCCCCGGCAACATCGGCACCGACCTGCTCTACAAACTCCGCCGCAGCCCCGTCCTTGACCCGGTCTGGATGGTCGGCATCGACCCGGAATCCGAAGGCCTCAAACGCGCCGCCGAACTGGGGTTGAAGACCACCGCTGACGGCGTCGATGGTCTGCTCCCCCATGTGCTGGCCGATGGCGTACAAATCGCCTTTGACGCCACCTCGGCTTATGTCCACGCCGAGAACACCCGCAAGCTCAATGCACTGGGGGTGTTGATGATTGATCTGACCCCAGCCGCCATTGGCCCGTACTGTGTCCCGCCAGTGAATCTGGCCCAGCATGTTGGCCGCGGTGAGATGAATGTGAATATGGTCACCTGCGGTGGCCAGGCCACCATCCCGATGGTCGCCGCCATCAGCCGGGTCCAGCCCGTGGCGTATGGCGAGATTGTCGCCACCGTCTCCAGCAAGAGCGCCGGGCCGGGCACACGCAAGAACATCGACGAGTTCACCCGCACCACTGCTGGCGCAGTGGAGAAAGTTGGCGGCGCCAAGAAGGGCAAGGCGATCATCATCATCAACCCGGCAGAACCGCCGCTGATCATGCGCGATACCGTGCATTGCCTGACCGAAACCACACCCGACCAGGCCGC
Protein-coding regions in this window:
- the mhpD gene encoding 2-keto-4-pentenoate hydratase translates to MSDTTLLNAAAAAALLHHAATSGQPIAPLRDRLATPDADSAYAIQNHNTERALAAGRRLVGRKIGLTSLAVQAQLGVDQPDFGMLFADMAVGDGEAIATGRLIQPKVEAEIALVLGRDLTHERHTYADLIRATDYALPAIEVVDSRIAHWNIRFVDTVADNASSGLFVLGSQPRRLGEFDLAACAMEMRQGDEVVSRGNGRACLGNPLNAAVWLADVMVRYGRPLQAGDMVLTGALGPMVNAGPGQTFVAEIAGLGSVTAVFA
- a CDS encoding acetaldehyde dehydrogenase (acetylating), with translation MSQKIKCALIGPGNIGTDLLYKLRRSPVLDPVWMVGIDPESEGLKRAAELGLKTTADGVDGLLPHVLADGVQIAFDATSAYVHAENTRKLNALGVLMIDLTPAAIGPYCVPPVNLAQHVGRGEMNVNMVTCGGQATIPMVAAISRVQPVAYGEIVATVSSKSAGPGTRKNIDEFTRTTAGAVEKVGGAKKGKAIIIINPAEPPLIMRDTVHCLTETTPDQAAITASIHAMIHEVQKYVPGYRLVNGPVFDGNRVSVFLEVQGLGDFLPTYAGNLDIMTAAGARTAEMFAEQILAGRLTLTPTDTVGIARTAGCGAH